A single Equus asinus isolate D_3611 breed Donkey chromosome 21, EquAss-T2T_v2, whole genome shotgun sequence DNA region contains:
- the HYAL3 gene encoding hyaluronidase-3 isoform X2 produces the protein MTMQLSSALVLGVVLCLGCGQPLLQAPECPFSVLWNVPSAHCKARFGVHLPLEALGITANHGQRFHGQKITIFYKNQLGLYPYLGPRGTAHNGGIPQAVPLDRHLARAAYQIHHSLRPGFTGLAVLDWEEWSPLWAGNWGRRRAYQTASWAWAQRVFPYLDPQEQLHKAQTGFEQAARALMEETLRLGQALQPYGLWGFYRFPACGNGWRGMASNYTGHCHAATLARNTQLHWLWAASSALFPSIYLPPRLPPAHHQAFVRYRLEEAFRVALTGHIHPLPVLAYARLTHRSSGRFLSQDDLVQTIGVSAALGAAGVVLWGDLSFSSSEEECWRLHDYLVGTLGPYVINVTRAATACSQQRCHGHGRCARRDPGQMEAFLHLQPDGSPGAWEFFSCRCYQGWAGPTCQDPRPEEAT, from the exons ATGACCATGCAGCTAAGCTCAGCCCTGGTGCTAGGGGTAGTTCTGTGTCTGGGATGTGGCCAGCCCCTGCTGCAGGCCCCTGAATGCCCCTTCTCAGTACTGTGGAACGTACCCTCAGCACACTGTAAGGCCCGCTTCGGCGTGCACCTTCCACTAGAGGCCCTGGGCATCACCGCCAACCATGGCCAGCGTTTCCATGGCCAGAAGATCACCATCTTCTACAAGAACCAGCTTGGCCTCTATCCCTACCTTGGGCCCAGGGGCACAGCTCACAATGGGGGCATCCCCCAGGCTGTGCCCCTTGACCGCCATCTGGCACGGGCTGCCTACCAGATCCACCACAGCCTGAGACCTGGCTTCACTGGCCTGGCAGTGCTGGACTGGGAGGAATGGAGTCCACTCTGGGCTGGGAACTGGGGCCGCCGCCGAGCCTATCAGACAGCCTCTTGGGCTTGGGCACAGCGGGTATTCCCCTACCTGGACCCCCAGGAGCAGCTCCACAAGGCCCAAACTGGCTTTGAACAGGCAGCCCGTGCACTGATGGAGGAAACGCTGCGGCTCGGTCAGGCACTGCAGCCCTATGGGCTCTGGGGCTTCTATCGCTTCCCAGCTTGTGGCAATGGCTGGCGTGGTATGGCTTCCAATTACACAGGCCACTGCCATGCAGCCACCCTTGCCCGCAACACCCAACTGCATTGGCTCTGGGCTGCCTCCAGCGCCCTCTTCCCCAGCATCTACCTCCCACCCAGGCTGCCACCTGCTCACCACCAGGCATTTGTCCGATACCGCCTAGAGGAAGCCTTCCGTGTGGCTCTCACTGGGCACATACATCCCCTGCCTGTCTTGGCCTATGCCCGCCTCACACACCGGAGCTCTGGGAGGTTCTTGTCCCAG gatGACCTCGTGCAGACCATTGGTGTGAGTGCAGCACTGGGGGCAGCCGGCGTGGTGCTCTGGGGGGATCTGAGCTTCTCCAGCTCTGAG gAGGAGTGCTGGCGTCTTCATGACTACCTGGTGGGCACCCTGGGCCCCTATGTGATCAACGTGACCAGGGCAGCCACGGCCTGCAGTCAGCAGCGGTGCCATGGCCATGGGCGCTGCGCCCGGCGAGACCCAGGACAGATGGAAGCCTTTCTGCACCTGCAGCCAGATGGCAGCCCTGGAGCTTGGGAGTTCTTCAGCTGCCGCTGTTaccagggctgggctggccctACTTGCCAGGATCCCAGGCCTGAAGAAGCAACATAA
- the NAA80 gene encoding N-alpha-acetyltransferase 80 isoform X1 encodes MQEMTLTPSLTQLSLDPTCRQELILSPGAAKLTPTLDPTHRMELILSTSPAELTLDPACQPELTLKSNLAKLTLDPAHQPELTLSPRLAELTPGSTCHPEMILSPGSTELTLEPVHCRPELLDACADLINEQWPRSRASRLHSLGQSSDAFPLCLMLLSPNPMPEAAPIVVGHARLSRVLDRPQSLLVETVVVARALRGRGFGRRLMEGLEVFAQARGFRRLHLTTHDQLHFYAHLGYQLGEPVQGLVFTSRRLPANLLSVFPRAPSPRPHRKAPSLTAQAAPRAPKGPSLPPPPPLPERLTTSPPPPAGPPPQSLLETQYQDLRGCPIFWMEKDI; translated from the exons ATGCAG GAGATGACCTTGACTCCCAGCCTGACTCAGCTGAGCCTGGATCCTACATGTAGGCAAGAGCTGATTCTGAGCCCTGGCGCAGCCAAGCTGACCCCTACCCTAGACCCTACACACCGGATGGAGCTGATCCTGAGTACCAGCCCAGCTGAGCTGACTCTGGATCCTGCATGCCAGCCAGAGTTGACCCTGAAATCCAACCTGGCCAAGTTGACCCTGGATCCTGCACACCAGCCAGAGCTGACCCTGAGCCCCAGGCTAGCTGAGCTGACCCCAGGTTCCACATGCCATCCAGAGATGATCCTCAGTCCTGGCTCAACTGAGCTGACCCTGGAGCCTGTGCACTGCCGACCTGAGCTCCTGGATGCCTGTGCGGACCTCATCAATGAGCAGTGGCCCCGCAGCCGTGCCTCCCGTCTGCACTCCTTGGGCCAGTCCTCAGATGCTTTCCCCCTCTGCCTCATGCTGCTGAGCCCCAACCCCATGCCCGAGGCAGCCCCCATTGTGGTGGGCCATGCCCGCCTGTCACGGGTGCTAGACCGGCCCCAGAGCCTCCTAGTGGAGACAGTGGTGGTGGCCCGGGCCCTGCGGGGCCGTGGCTTTGGCCGCCGCCTCATGGAGGGCCTGGAGGTCTTTGCTCAGGCCCGGGGCTTCCGCCGGCTACACCTCACCACCCATGACCAGCTGCATTTCTATGCCCACCTGGGCTACCAGCTGGGTGAACCTGTGCAGGGCCTGGTCTTCACCAGCCGACGGCTGCCTGCCAACCTGCTCAGTGTCttccccagagccccctccccCCGGCCACACCGCAAGGCCCCTAGCCTGACTGCCCAAGCTGCCCCAAGAGCCCCCAAGGGACCATCATTaccaccacctcctcccctgcctgAGCGCTTGAccacctcacccccacctccagcagGGCCCCCTCCACAAAGTCTGCTGGAGACACAATACCAAGACCTGAGAGGATGCCCCATATTCTGGATGGAGAAAGACATCTGA
- the NAA80 gene encoding N-alpha-acetyltransferase 80 isoform X2 encodes MTLTPSLTQLSLDPTCRQELILSPGAAKLTPTLDPTHRMELILSTSPAELTLDPACQPELTLKSNLAKLTLDPAHQPELTLSPRLAELTPGSTCHPEMILSPGSTELTLEPVHCRPELLDACADLINEQWPRSRASRLHSLGQSSDAFPLCLMLLSPNPMPEAAPIVVGHARLSRVLDRPQSLLVETVVVARALRGRGFGRRLMEGLEVFAQARGFRRLHLTTHDQLHFYAHLGYQLGEPVQGLVFTSRRLPANLLSVFPRAPSPRPHRKAPSLTAQAAPRAPKGPSLPPPPPLPERLTTSPPPPAGPPPQSLLETQYQDLRGCPIFWMEKDI; translated from the coding sequence ATGACCTTGACTCCCAGCCTGACTCAGCTGAGCCTGGATCCTACATGTAGGCAAGAGCTGATTCTGAGCCCTGGCGCAGCCAAGCTGACCCCTACCCTAGACCCTACACACCGGATGGAGCTGATCCTGAGTACCAGCCCAGCTGAGCTGACTCTGGATCCTGCATGCCAGCCAGAGTTGACCCTGAAATCCAACCTGGCCAAGTTGACCCTGGATCCTGCACACCAGCCAGAGCTGACCCTGAGCCCCAGGCTAGCTGAGCTGACCCCAGGTTCCACATGCCATCCAGAGATGATCCTCAGTCCTGGCTCAACTGAGCTGACCCTGGAGCCTGTGCACTGCCGACCTGAGCTCCTGGATGCCTGTGCGGACCTCATCAATGAGCAGTGGCCCCGCAGCCGTGCCTCCCGTCTGCACTCCTTGGGCCAGTCCTCAGATGCTTTCCCCCTCTGCCTCATGCTGCTGAGCCCCAACCCCATGCCCGAGGCAGCCCCCATTGTGGTGGGCCATGCCCGCCTGTCACGGGTGCTAGACCGGCCCCAGAGCCTCCTAGTGGAGACAGTGGTGGTGGCCCGGGCCCTGCGGGGCCGTGGCTTTGGCCGCCGCCTCATGGAGGGCCTGGAGGTCTTTGCTCAGGCCCGGGGCTTCCGCCGGCTACACCTCACCACCCATGACCAGCTGCATTTCTATGCCCACCTGGGCTACCAGCTGGGTGAACCTGTGCAGGGCCTGGTCTTCACCAGCCGACGGCTGCCTGCCAACCTGCTCAGTGTCttccccagagccccctccccCCGGCCACACCGCAAGGCCCCTAGCCTGACTGCCCAAGCTGCCCCAAGAGCCCCCAAGGGACCATCATTaccaccacctcctcccctgcctgAGCGCTTGAccacctcacccccacctccagcagGGCCCCCTCCACAAAGTCTGCTGGAGACACAATACCAAGACCTGAGAGGATGCCCCATATTCTGGATGGAGAAAGACATCTGA